Proteins from a genomic interval of Neovison vison isolate M4711 chromosome 4, ASM_NN_V1, whole genome shotgun sequence:
- the CIBAR1 gene encoding protein FAM92A isoform X1: MLRRSLENRDAQTRQLQDAVTNVEKHFGELCQIFAAYVRKTARLRDKADLLVNEINVYASTETPNLKQGLKNFADEFAKLQDYRQAEVLMNNEQKVERLEAKVVEPLKAYGTIVKMKRDDLKATLTARNREAKQLTQLERTRQRNPSDRHVISQAETELQRATMDATRTTRHLEETIDNFEKQKIKDIKTIFSEFITIEMLFHGKALEVYTAAYQNIQKIDEEEDLEVFRNSVYPPDYSSRLDIVRANSKSPLQRSLSAKCISGTGQVSTCRLRKDQQAEDDDEEDEDLDVTEEEN, from the exons ATGCTGAGGCGCAGCTTGGAAAACCG GGACGCTCAAACCAGACAACTGCAAGATGCTGTCACAAATGTGGAGAAGCATTTCGGAGAGCTGTGCCAAATCTTTGCTGCTTATGTAAGGAAAACTGCCAGACTGCGAGACAAAGCAGACCTACTGGTGAATGAAATAAACGTGTATGCCTCTACAGAGACCCCAAATTTAAAGCAGGGCCTGAAAAACTTTGCCGATGAGTTTGCCAAACTTCAGGATTATCGACAAGCAGAG GTGCTAATGAACAATGAACAAAAG GTTGAAAGACTTGAAGCCAAAGTAGTTGAACCTTTGAAAGCTTATGGAACCATTGTAAAAATGAAACGA GATGACCTCAAAGCAACATTAACAGCAAGGAATCGAGAAGCTAAACAGTTAACTCAGTTAGAAAGAACACGTCAACGAAACCCATCTGATCGACATGTCATT TCACAG GCAGAAACTGAGTTGCAGAGAGCTACAATGGATGCTACCCGAACAACTCGTCATCTGGAGGAAACTATTGACaattttgaaaagcagaaaataaaggaTATAAAG actataTTTTCAGAATTTATCACTATTGAAATGTTATTTCATGGCAAAGCTTTAGAGGTCTACACTGCTGCCTACCAAAACATACAAAAGATTGATGAAGAAGAAGATCTGGAG GTTTTCCGAAATTCTGTGTATCCACCAGATTATTCATCCCGTTTAGATATCGTAAGAGCAAATTCAAAGTCACCTCTTCAAAGATCACTCTCGGCTAAGTGTATATCTGGAACAGGACAG GTATCCACCTGTCGACTAAGAAAGGATCAACAGGcagaagatgatgatgaagagGATGAAGACTTAGatgtcacagaagaagaaaattaa
- the CIBAR1 gene encoding protein FAM92A isoform X4 produces the protein MLRRSLENRDAQTRQLQDAVTNVEKHFGELCQIFAAYVRKTARLRDKADLLVNEINVYASTETPNLKQGLKNFADEFAKLQDYRQAEVERLEAKVVEPLKAYGTIVKMKRAETELQRATMDATRTTRHLEETIDNFEKQKIKDIKTIFSEFITIEMLFHGKALEVYTAAYQNIQKIDEEEDLEVFRNSVYPPDYSSRLDIVRANSKSPLQRSLSAKCISGTGQVSTCRLRKDQQAEDDDEEDEDLDVTEEEN, from the exons ATGCTGAGGCGCAGCTTGGAAAACCG GGACGCTCAAACCAGACAACTGCAAGATGCTGTCACAAATGTGGAGAAGCATTTCGGAGAGCTGTGCCAAATCTTTGCTGCTTATGTAAGGAAAACTGCCAGACTGCGAGACAAAGCAGACCTACTGGTGAATGAAATAAACGTGTATGCCTCTACAGAGACCCCAAATTTAAAGCAGGGCCTGAAAAACTTTGCCGATGAGTTTGCCAAACTTCAGGATTATCGACAAGCAGAG GTTGAAAGACTTGAAGCCAAAGTAGTTGAACCTTTGAAAGCTTATGGAACCATTGTAAAAATGAAACGA GCAGAAACTGAGTTGCAGAGAGCTACAATGGATGCTACCCGAACAACTCGTCATCTGGAGGAAACTATTGACaattttgaaaagcagaaaataaaggaTATAAAG actataTTTTCAGAATTTATCACTATTGAAATGTTATTTCATGGCAAAGCTTTAGAGGTCTACACTGCTGCCTACCAAAACATACAAAAGATTGATGAAGAAGAAGATCTGGAG GTTTTCCGAAATTCTGTGTATCCACCAGATTATTCATCCCGTTTAGATATCGTAAGAGCAAATTCAAAGTCACCTCTTCAAAGATCACTCTCGGCTAAGTGTATATCTGGAACAGGACAG GTATCCACCTGTCGACTAAGAAAGGATCAACAGGcagaagatgatgatgaagagGATGAAGACTTAGatgtcacagaagaagaaaattaa
- the CIBAR1 gene encoding protein FAM92A isoform X3, with translation MLRRSLENRDAQTRQLQDAVTNVEKHFGELCQIFAAYVRKTARLRDKADLLVNEINVYASTETPNLKQGLKNFADEFAKLQDYRQAEVLMNNEQKVERLEAKVVEPLKAYGTIVKMKRAETELQRATMDATRTTRHLEETIDNFEKQKIKDIKTIFSEFITIEMLFHGKALEVYTAAYQNIQKIDEEEDLEVFRNSVYPPDYSSRLDIVRANSKSPLQRSLSAKCISGTGQVSTCRLRKDQQAEDDDEEDEDLDVTEEEN, from the exons ATGCTGAGGCGCAGCTTGGAAAACCG GGACGCTCAAACCAGACAACTGCAAGATGCTGTCACAAATGTGGAGAAGCATTTCGGAGAGCTGTGCCAAATCTTTGCTGCTTATGTAAGGAAAACTGCCAGACTGCGAGACAAAGCAGACCTACTGGTGAATGAAATAAACGTGTATGCCTCTACAGAGACCCCAAATTTAAAGCAGGGCCTGAAAAACTTTGCCGATGAGTTTGCCAAACTTCAGGATTATCGACAAGCAGAG GTGCTAATGAACAATGAACAAAAG GTTGAAAGACTTGAAGCCAAAGTAGTTGAACCTTTGAAAGCTTATGGAACCATTGTAAAAATGAAACGA GCAGAAACTGAGTTGCAGAGAGCTACAATGGATGCTACCCGAACAACTCGTCATCTGGAGGAAACTATTGACaattttgaaaagcagaaaataaaggaTATAAAG actataTTTTCAGAATTTATCACTATTGAAATGTTATTTCATGGCAAAGCTTTAGAGGTCTACACTGCTGCCTACCAAAACATACAAAAGATTGATGAAGAAGAAGATCTGGAG GTTTTCCGAAATTCTGTGTATCCACCAGATTATTCATCCCGTTTAGATATCGTAAGAGCAAATTCAAAGTCACCTCTTCAAAGATCACTCTCGGCTAAGTGTATATCTGGAACAGGACAG GTATCCACCTGTCGACTAAGAAAGGATCAACAGGcagaagatgatgatgaagagGATGAAGACTTAGatgtcacagaagaagaaaattaa
- the CIBAR1 gene encoding protein FAM92A isoform X2, with protein sequence MLRRSLENRDAQTRQLQDAVTNVEKHFGELCQIFAAYVRKTARLRDKADLLVNEINVYASTETPNLKQGLKNFADEFAKLQDYRQAEVERLEAKVVEPLKAYGTIVKMKRDDLKATLTARNREAKQLTQLERTRQRNPSDRHVISQAETELQRATMDATRTTRHLEETIDNFEKQKIKDIKTIFSEFITIEMLFHGKALEVYTAAYQNIQKIDEEEDLEVFRNSVYPPDYSSRLDIVRANSKSPLQRSLSAKCISGTGQVSTCRLRKDQQAEDDDEEDEDLDVTEEEN encoded by the exons ATGCTGAGGCGCAGCTTGGAAAACCG GGACGCTCAAACCAGACAACTGCAAGATGCTGTCACAAATGTGGAGAAGCATTTCGGAGAGCTGTGCCAAATCTTTGCTGCTTATGTAAGGAAAACTGCCAGACTGCGAGACAAAGCAGACCTACTGGTGAATGAAATAAACGTGTATGCCTCTACAGAGACCCCAAATTTAAAGCAGGGCCTGAAAAACTTTGCCGATGAGTTTGCCAAACTTCAGGATTATCGACAAGCAGAG GTTGAAAGACTTGAAGCCAAAGTAGTTGAACCTTTGAAAGCTTATGGAACCATTGTAAAAATGAAACGA GATGACCTCAAAGCAACATTAACAGCAAGGAATCGAGAAGCTAAACAGTTAACTCAGTTAGAAAGAACACGTCAACGAAACCCATCTGATCGACATGTCATT TCACAG GCAGAAACTGAGTTGCAGAGAGCTACAATGGATGCTACCCGAACAACTCGTCATCTGGAGGAAACTATTGACaattttgaaaagcagaaaataaaggaTATAAAG actataTTTTCAGAATTTATCACTATTGAAATGTTATTTCATGGCAAAGCTTTAGAGGTCTACACTGCTGCCTACCAAAACATACAAAAGATTGATGAAGAAGAAGATCTGGAG GTTTTCCGAAATTCTGTGTATCCACCAGATTATTCATCCCGTTTAGATATCGTAAGAGCAAATTCAAAGTCACCTCTTCAAAGATCACTCTCGGCTAAGTGTATATCTGGAACAGGACAG GTATCCACCTGTCGACTAAGAAAGGATCAACAGGcagaagatgatgatgaagagGATGAAGACTTAGatgtcacagaagaagaaaattaa